A single region of the Pseudalkalibacillus berkeleyi genome encodes:
- a CDS encoding Glu/Leu/Phe/Val family dehydrogenase, translating into MSANEQENNGQDNVLFSTQTVINDALDKLGYPEEVFELLKEPVRLMTVRIPVRMDDGAIKIFTGYRAQHNDAVGPTKGGVRFHPNVTETEVKALSIWMSLKAGIVDLPYGGGKGGIICDPRDMSFRELERLSRGYVRAISQIVGPTKDIPAPDVFTNSQIMAWMMDEYSRIREFDSPGFITGKPLVLGGSHGRESATAKGVTICIREAAKKKGINIEGARVVIQGFGNAGSFLAKFMYDAGAKVIGISDAYGGLHDPDGLDIDYLLDRRDSFGTVTKLFKDTITNQDLLELDCDILVPAAIENQITKHNAHDIKASIVVEAANGPTTIEATNILTERDILLVPDVLASAGGVTVSYFEWVQNNQGYYWTEEEVETKLEHVMVKAFNNILTTATNRKVNMRLAAYMVGVRKMAEASRFRGWI; encoded by the coding sequence ATGTCTGCCAATGAACAAGAAAACAATGGACAAGACAACGTATTATTTTCAACACAAACAGTAATTAATGATGCTTTAGATAAGCTGGGATATCCAGAAGAGGTATTCGAGTTATTGAAAGAACCTGTTAGATTGATGACTGTTCGAATTCCGGTAAGGATGGATGATGGTGCAATTAAAATCTTTACTGGTTATAGAGCACAACATAATGATGCAGTAGGACCAACAAAAGGTGGCGTAAGGTTTCACCCGAATGTAACAGAAACAGAAGTGAAGGCACTCTCAATTTGGATGAGTTTGAAAGCGGGAATTGTTGATCTACCATACGGTGGAGGAAAAGGCGGTATCATTTGTGACCCACGTGATATGAGTTTCCGGGAGCTAGAAAGATTGAGCAGAGGATATGTACGCGCAATTAGTCAAATTGTAGGACCAACTAAAGATATTCCAGCTCCTGATGTATTTACAAATTCTCAAATTATGGCTTGGATGATGGATGAATACAGCCGTATTCGCGAATTTGATTCACCAGGATTTATTACAGGTAAACCACTAGTACTAGGCGGTTCGCATGGTCGTGAATCGGCGACTGCAAAAGGGGTTACGATCTGTATTCGTGAGGCTGCTAAGAAAAAAGGGATTAATATTGAAGGAGCTCGTGTAGTCATTCAAGGATTTGGAAATGCAGGTAGCTTCTTAGCGAAATTCATGTACGATGCTGGTGCGAAAGTAATTGGAATTTCCGATGCTTACGGTGGATTACATGATCCCGATGGTTTAGACATTGACTATTTATTGGATCGCCGCGATAGTTTTGGTACTGTAACGAAATTGTTCAAAGATACCATTACGAATCAAGATCTACTGGAATTGGATTGTGACATTCTTGTTCCGGCAGCGATTGAAAATCAAATTACCAAGCATAATGCACATGATATTAAAGCTTCCATAGTAGTTGAAGCAGCAAATGGTCCGACGACTATTGAAGCGACGAACATCCTTACTGAAAGAGATATTCTCCTAGTTCCTGATGTTCTTGCAAGTGCTGGCGGCGTTACTGTTTCTTACTTCGAGTGGGTTCAAAACAATCAAGGGTATTATTGGACGGAAGAAGAAGTTGAGACAAAATTGGAGCACGTTATGGTTAAAGCGTTTAATAACATATTAACGACGGCTACAAACCGAAAAGTAAACATGAGACTTGCGGCTTATATGGTCGGCGTACGTAAAATGGCAGAAGCTTCTCGTTTCAGAGGGTGGATTTAA
- a CDS encoding genetic competence negative regulator translates to MRLERLTYNKIKVFLTLDDLDERGISKEEMWQDLPKVHELFRDMMLEADDELGFKADGPIAVEVFSLPAQGMVVIVTKGQSTNEDDEYDDEFLELQVTMDISDDVFYEFQLFDDIISLTSRIFPLGVTGGEVYFYNGHYYASFEEEDYEQIDVDMFVALLSEFGNPSTITKWRVREYGKTIFDEASIDRINHFFLNKEK, encoded by the coding sequence ATGCGACTGGAGCGTTTAACATATAATAAAATAAAAGTGTTCTTAACGTTGGATGACCTTGACGAACGCGGTATTTCTAAAGAAGAGATGTGGCAAGATCTACCGAAAGTGCACGAATTGTTCAGAGATATGATGCTAGAGGCAGATGATGAGCTTGGCTTCAAAGCGGATGGTCCGATAGCTGTTGAGGTCTTTTCACTACCCGCACAAGGTATGGTTGTAATCGTTACGAAAGGTCAATCTACGAATGAAGATGATGAGTATGATGATGAGTTTCTGGAGTTACAAGTGACGATGGATATAAGTGATGATGTCTTTTATGAATTTCAACTTTTTGATGACATAATCTCTTTAACTTCAAGAATATTTCCTTTAGGCGTTACGGGTGGAGAAGTATACTTCTACAATGGACACTATTATGCTTCATTTGAAGAAGAGGATTATGAACAGATTGACGTTGATATGTTTGTGGCCTTACTTTCAGAGTTTGGGAATCCGTCTACGATTACGAAGTGGCGAGTTAGAGAATATGGTAAGACCATCTTCGATGAAGCATCAATTGACCGAATCAATCACTTTTTCTTAAATAAAGAAAAGTAA